In one Drosophila pseudoobscura strain MV-25-SWS-2005 chromosome X, UCI_Dpse_MV25, whole genome shotgun sequence genomic region, the following are encoded:
- the LOC6898464 gene encoding uncharacterized protein — protein MSLFPAYGGSKPPPAVKETTTEGTTQAATFSDGYKVTTEGWKNNKSFDLENHAIAAEKTTSPLDTSSEDEDTSREGSPQPPEQKERIPLRRLEFDASDGFYVDKQNNPSYLTIKSLARLSRPRYKLKLGRLWDASQNFHWIVHRRKVDWKSCRYGKNVAKECKVSPEEIDDLQAELNECRVLVAREPQQLEHWIRQHKLLGRNPDRANRLAVSEQQLHSLKLALEQHTSNEELLQLYIETASATYPASQVALLIEQLLERNPFEYTLWTALIMATQGTMARCNANDVLRIYENSMRRMHLGHTDTTKKFDTLDTDPIMLKLFYNCALFLRQMGHSNRMFAMLKMALEMNVMGLEVDCLVAEAERENTLIEFEEVVLESGMPLPEIWTRVELLRQAYCYLPYPALGGNSGIDEGIDTERLVFSADVCSYVYPLKSQTNRLHLYLLIVQVTKIPVVRSHCLADRLCTRIKQIGESEAIEMMLAVLADRHTYTSSVKHTGNFSVALLNLAREMSVTPSFMPHFLGSDLYEDTVSGLLLKCSEAFAHEENSRRIFILLWFRFKRLLLVIRKLMKKLTEAYLKEVRHRIRQLLRLEENRHVARFFTELAMFEFEALDWNNDPSPAFNVFQHVVDWQRSSNESLDNPDLMHVYVIYAEMLISRNDRKKALEMLICVCLQKHAPIDPEDSADKSAALQNSMNVIQMELELLIAAPPNMALEEFFSSNKLLLGLRCHCLTLCLLSRADEADQLLHGLLKDQFSREKALTSERHRFMREQLLELYMVVLQVPSSMVGKDSTEPTTVRSSRQLVQLVEQGLEEFPRNMALLGRWANFDKLPWYKQRARFIRTKGGILSVLHLVLAARCRYVLSLKQSEDAAVGQEVPHLNVAFEIAARNRVIHVFETFLPTNVNRSEIEAEQYQILRRNSLYWRCYLRCLSDKYTSFDRSKEVLLTALDECPWDKALYMDGAMYVPQELGHLQDVMIEKQLRIYAMIEELDILRDS, from the exons ATGTCACTGTTTCCTGCCTATGGCGGATCGAAACCGCCTCCAGCCGTTAAAGAAACAACGACTGAAGGAACCACACAGGCAGCTACATTCTCAGACGGATATAAAGTCACAACGGAGGgctggaaaaacaacaaaagtttcGATCTGGAGAATCATGCGATAGCTGCTGAAAAAACCACATCGCCATTAGATACCTCCAGCGAGGATGAGGACACTTCGAGAGAGGGCAGCCCACAGCCGCCggaacagaaagaaagaattcCCTTACGTCGTTTGGAGTTCGATGCCAGCGATGGCTTCTATGTGGACAAGCAGAACAATCCCAGTTACCTGACAATCAAGAGCCTGGCTCGTCTCTCCCGTCCCCGCTACAAATTAAAGCTTGGTCGGCTTTGGGATGCAAGTCAGAACTTTCATTGGATTGTACACCGCCGGAAGGTCGATTGGAAGAGCTGCCGCTATGGCAAAAATGTCGCGAAAGAGTGCAAAGTGTCGCCGGAGGAGATTGACGATTTGCAGGCGGAGCTTAATGAGTGCAGGGTGCTGGTTGCCAGGGAACCCCAGCAATTGGAGCACTGGATACGGCAGCACAAGCTCCTGGGCCGTAATCCGGATAGGGCCAATCGCCTGGCCGTCTCCGAGCAGCAGTTGCACTCGCTGAAACTAGCCCTCGAGCAGCATACATCTAACGAGGAGCTTCTCCAGCTGTACATCGAGACGGCCTCTGCCACCTATCCGGCCAGTCAG GTCGCTCTGTTAATTGAGCAATTGCTCGAACGAAATCCCTTCGAGTACACACTGTGGACGGCCCTGATCATGGCCACCCAGGGTACCATGGCCAGATGCAATGCTAATGATGTTTTGCGCATCTACGAAAACAGCATGCGACGCATGCACCTTGGCCATACGGATACCACCAAAAAGTTTGACACCCTCGACACAGACCCCATAATGCTCAAATTGTTTTACAACTGTGCACTCTTCCTGCGCCAGATGGGCCACAGCAACCGGATGTTCGCCATGCTGAAGATGGCTCTGGAAATGAATGTGATGGGGCTGGAGGTGGACTGCCTGGTTGCAGAGGCGGAACGCGAGAATACACTTATTGAGTTCGAGGAGGTGGTGCTGGAGTCTGGCATGCCGCTCCCGGAGATATGGACACGCGTAGAGCTGCTCCGTCAGGCGTACTGCTATCTGCCCTACCCTGCCCTGGGGGGTAACTCCGGAATAGATGAAGGGATCGATACGGAGCGCCTAGTGTTCAGCGCAGATGTCTGCTCCTATGTCTACCCGCTGAAGTCGCAAACCAATCGCCTGCATCTATATTTGCTGATCGTGCAGGTGACCAAGATTCCCGTCGTGCGCAGCCACTGTCTTGCTGATCGCTTGTGCACGCGGATCAAGCAGATTGGAGAGTCAGAAGCGATCGAGATGATGCTGGCCGTTCTGGCAGATCGTCACACATACACCTCTTCCGTCAAGCATACCGGTAACTTCTCGGTGGCCTTGCTCAACCTGGCTCGAGAAATGAGTGTAACGCCCAGCTTTATGCCGCACTTCTTAGGCAGCGACCTCTACGAGGATACCGTCTCCGGCCTGCTTCTCAAGTGTAGCGAGGCCTTTGCCCATGAGGAGAACTCACGTAGAATTTTTATTCTGCTGTGGTTCCGGTTCAAGCGGCTTCTCTTGGTCATTCGCAAACTCATGAAAAAGCTAACCGAAGCGTACCTGAAGGAGGTCCGACACCGCATCCGACAGCTGCTGCGCCTGGAGGAGAATCGTCACGTGGCCCGTTTCTTCACGGAGCTGGCCATGTTCGAGTTCGAGGCCCTGGACTGGAACAACGATCCGTCGCCAGCGTTTAACGTGTTCCAACACGTAGTCGACTGGCAAAGGAGCTCCAATGAGAGTCTCGACAATCCAGATCTCATGCACGTCTACGTCATCTACGCCGAGATGCTTATCTCGCGCAATGATCGTAAGAAAGCCCTCGAAATGCTCATATGCGTATGCCTGCAAAAGCATGCACCTATTGATCCGGAAGACAGTGCTGATAAGTCCGCGGCCCTTCAGAACAGCATGAATGTAATCCAGATGGAGCTTGAACTACTCATTGCCGCGCCCCCGAATATGGCTCTAGAGGAGTTCTTTTCGTCCAATAAGCTGCTGCTCGGGCTGCGCTGCCACTGCCTAACCCTGTGCTTGTTGAGCCGTGCCGACGAAGCTGATCAACTCCTTCACGGTCTTCTAAAGGACCAGTTCAGCCGAGAGAAAGCCCTGACCAGCGAGCGACATCGGTTCATGCGAGAGCAGCTGCTGGAGTTGTACATGGTAGTTCTGCAGGTTCCAAGCTCTATGGTGGGCAAAGACTCCACGGAGCCAACAACTGTAAGAAGCAGCAGGCAACTAGTGCAGTTGGTGGAGCAAGGATTGGAGGAGTTCCCGCGCAACATGGCCCTGCTCGGACGCTGGGCAAACTTTGACAAGCTGCCCTGGTACAAGCAGCGAGCCCGCTTTATACGCACCAAGGGCGGCATCTTGTCCGTTCTCCATCTGGTGTTGGCTGCACGTTGCCGCTATGTTCTTAGCTTGAAGCAATCTGAGGATGCTGCCGTGGGTCAGGAGGTGCCTCATCTTAATGTCGCCTTCGAGATAGCGGCACGGAATCGGGTGATTCACGTGTTCGAGACTTTTCTACCGACGAATGTGAATCGATCGGAGATCGAAGCCGAGCAGTACCAGATCCTCAGGCGGAACTCACTCTACTGGCGCTGCTACCTCCGCTGTCTTTCCGACAAGTACACCAGCTTTGATCGAAGCAAAGAGGTCCTCCTGACCGCCCTAGACGAGTGCCCATGGGACAAGGCCCTCTACATGGATGGGGCCATGTATGTTCCACAGGAGCTGGGACACCTGCAGGATGTAATGATCGAGAAGCAGCTGCGCATATACGCCATGATTGAGGAGCTGGACATTTTAAGAGACTCTTAG